A genomic region of SAR324 cluster bacterium contains the following coding sequences:
- a CDS encoding bifunctional DNA primase/polymerase codes for MDTESLLNLFSAEDNVGLLCGVQRADGKYLVGIDYDNEALWRQHLKQASDNEGFNWLMGGPVVETGSGKRHHYVLSDSAEKIVFADASGKHHAGEVQGAGTQLVAPPSIHPTTVREYRWLDESWQDIQFVDHLTLAASYPAKAGKQKFNRHSKKKEKQGFSNGDAGNFGNDSTFYDYSTIDFIALFQSRGWVIEDKG; via the coding sequence TTGGATACAGAATCATTGCTGAATCTGTTTTCTGCAGAAGACAACGTGGGCCTACTCTGTGGCGTCCAAAGGGCAGACGGTAAGTACCTTGTTGGAATCGACTACGACAACGAGGCCCTCTGGAGACAACATCTGAAGCAGGCTAGTGACAATGAAGGCTTTAACTGGCTGATGGGAGGTCCCGTTGTCGAAACTGGTAGTGGAAAGCGGCACCACTATGTTCTCTCGGACAGTGCAGAGAAAATCGTCTTTGCTGACGCAAGTGGTAAACACCACGCTGGGGAAGTTCAAGGTGCAGGGACACAATTGGTAGCTCCACCATCCATCCATCCCACCACCGTGCGGGAATACCGCTGGCTCGATGAAAGTTGGCAGGACATCCAATTTGTTGATCACCTAACCCTGGCAGCAAGTTATCCGGCCAAGGCCGGTAAGCAAAAGTTCAACAGGCATTCCAAGAAAAAGGAGAAGCAGGGGTTTTCCAACGGTGATGCTGGAAATTTTGGCAATGACTCCACTTTCTACGATTACTCCACCATTGACTTCATTGCACTGTTCCAAAGTCGAGGCTGGGTGATTGAGGACAAGGG